From a single Intestinibaculum porci genomic region:
- a CDS encoding DeoR/GlpR family DNA-binding transcription regulator, translating to MDQNQRIHKIKELLDEKEVLKYQDIMKIFGISRDTARRDIVKMVDLGLGLRTHGGIMIKSQERMILDYKERQKEHISLKKEIARKALSYISIHKVIYFDVSTTINALCDLVPSHIIGYTNSLANVESLSAHCETHMIGGKYNPRGRFMFGPDAYKAIEGITFDLCFLGAACVKEDGIYFQDEDDAYMKHLVASRSHFVCVLYDDSKYLKKGTIKALDFRDVQMITTNKQPPEKIFEAMKEAGCLLDYTGGNV from the coding sequence ATGGATCAAAATCAGAGAATTCATAAAATAAAAGAACTATTAGATGAGAAAGAAGTACTCAAATACCAGGATATTATGAAAATCTTTGGTATTTCCCGTGATACAGCACGACGAGATATTGTGAAAATGGTTGATTTAGGATTAGGACTGCGGACCCATGGCGGGATTATGATCAAATCCCAGGAACGGATGATTCTTGATTATAAGGAGCGCCAAAAAGAGCATATAAGTCTCAAAAAAGAAATTGCTCGTAAAGCTTTGAGTTATATCAGTATTCATAAAGTTATCTATTTTGATGTTTCAACGACGATTAATGCATTATGTGATCTGGTGCCTTCGCATATTATCGGTTATACCAATAGTCTAGCGAATGTGGAAAGTTTAAGCGCGCATTGTGAAACGCATATGATTGGCGGGAAATATAATCCTCGGGGACGTTTTATGTTTGGTCCTGATGCTTATAAAGCGATTGAAGGCATTACTTTTGATCTTTGTTTTTTAGGAGCTGCCTGTGTGAAAGAAGATGGGATCTATTTTCAGGATGAAGATGATGCCTATATGAAACATTTAGTAGCTTCGCGCTCGCACTTTGTGTGTGTGCTTTATGATGACAGCAAATATTTAAAAAAGGGGACAATTAAAGCTTTAGACTTTCGTGATGTACAAATGATCACAACCAATAAGCAGCCCCCAGAAAAAATCTTTGAAGCGATGAAAGAAGCAGGCTGTCTGCTTGATTATACAGGAGGAAATGTATGA
- a CDS encoding Cof-type HAD-IIB family hydrolase gives MKTVVFSDIDGTLLHSDHQMSVATKEAILSLQAKDIPFVIVSARSPSGIYPILKKNDFTCAIIAYSGGLILNEAHEVIASQGFSASQAKAMIGFMHQQGFDLTANIYSGDDWIVEKRDERVLREEHIVEAKARVASFNELSDDMSVNKILCMCNPDYTNDIEKALKERFKDVVISKSSDILIEINALGITKAHAVEVLCDYYHCPIDQAIAFGDNYNDLSMLEAVGHPYLMANAPQALLEKLPTHTLSNDDDGLVYALKQLQLIDG, from the coding sequence ATGAAAACAGTAGTATTTAGTGATATTGATGGAACCTTATTACATAGTGATCATCAGATGTCGGTGGCCACGAAAGAAGCTATTTTGTCGCTGCAGGCAAAGGATATTCCCTTTGTTATTGTCAGTGCCCGCTCTCCATCAGGAATTTATCCGATCTTAAAGAAAAATGATTTTACCTGTGCCATTATTGCTTATAGCGGTGGCTTAATTTTGAATGAAGCGCATGAAGTGATTGCTTCGCAGGGGTTTAGCGCCTCACAGGCTAAGGCTATGATTGGCTTTATGCACCAGCAAGGCTTTGATTTAACCGCTAATATTTATAGCGGGGATGACTGGATCGTGGAAAAACGTGACGAAAGAGTTTTACGGGAGGAACATATTGTCGAAGCGAAAGCGAGAGTGGCCTCATTTAATGAATTAAGCGATGATATGAGCGTCAATAAGATTTTGTGTATGTGTAATCCTGATTATACAAATGACATTGAGAAGGCTTTAAAAGAGCGTTTTAAGGATGTTGTTATCAGCAAGAGTTCAGACATCCTCATTGAGATCAATGCTTTAGGTATTACCAAAGCGCATGCGGTTGAGGTGCTTTGTGATTATTACCATTGTCCAATAGATCAGGCGATTGCTTTTGGTGATAATTATAATGATCTGAGTATGCTGGAAGCTGTTGGACATCCTTATTTAATGGCGAATGCCCCACAAGCGTTATTAGAAAAGCTGCCAACACATACCTTATCTAATGATGACGATGGTCTTGTTTATGCTTTAAAACAATTACAGCTTATTGATGGTTAG
- a CDS encoding ATP-binding cassette domain-containing protein, protein MRLAHLAISYEDKTILEESQMIIPDHQFTLIKGVSGCGKSSLLYRLALMSEDHDYTYIYNNEVIDIANEKTRTAFRHQHIAYVMQDPLLFEQSDVKGNILMHAAINGHHPHDEEIVSYLHQVHLTIPLDEPIMHLSGGQRQRLAIACALARNVDVIILDEPSSALDGLHEEELFHMLASSPLTVIMATHSTQADELCDALYEIKDHQLICHKCTHEEISHFQETSDDLFPLYFHYYLRLHRKDFLILTLILTLCLSLMQFSLRQADHHFSAMQESYYHLSDLAFMVTKTNQHLDEGLSPFTYQANTKVKPIAYHYTSALLDDLEVMAVPLLSKRNARYLSQKESPIALSYTLYQSLMKHGTDLDDLSITLEIDHQHYTYKGLVSILNDQKKSPYFKNNIPYLAIDPTFLKKLYKKYSIHSYVAYIYKEKSYDQFITDRSLIQKHYKVINFFTHEKEIASLIQMTQWLKIGLLTLFTIIILILTLTLTLMYYHKHLIDDIKLSIEGLPHRFMLKVKSACTALQFIIALAIPILIAHNQAAISVFILLITYVITILVMNHTLSKLSIEKVLRS, encoded by the coding sequence ATGAGACTAGCCCATTTAGCCATTAGCTATGAAGACAAAACGATCCTTGAAGAATCACAAATGATCATTCCTGACCATCAGTTTACCCTCATTAAAGGGGTCAGCGGCTGCGGGAAATCCTCTTTGCTTTATCGTCTTGCTTTGATGAGCGAAGATCATGATTACACATATATTTACAACAATGAAGTCATTGACATCGCTAATGAAAAAACGCGTACTGCTTTTCGCCATCAGCATATTGCCTATGTCATGCAGGATCCCTTACTTTTTGAGCAAAGTGATGTGAAAGGCAATATTCTTATGCATGCAGCTATAAATGGTCATCATCCTCATGATGAAGAGATTGTCTCTTATCTTCATCAGGTGCATTTAACCATTCCTCTTGACGAGCCTATCATGCACCTTTCTGGCGGCCAGCGTCAGCGTTTAGCGATCGCCTGTGCTCTTGCAAGAAATGTCGATGTTATTATTCTTGATGAACCAAGCAGTGCCCTTGACGGTTTACATGAAGAAGAACTCTTTCATATGTTAGCAAGCAGTCCTCTCACCGTTATTATGGCAACTCATTCTACGCAGGCCGATGAGCTTTGTGATGCTCTTTATGAAATCAAAGATCATCAGCTCATATGTCATAAATGTACTCATGAAGAGATCAGTCATTTTCAAGAAACATCCGATGATCTCTTTCCTTTGTATTTCCATTACTATTTACGCTTGCATCGCAAGGATTTTCTGATCTTAACACTCATCCTGACCTTATGCCTTTCTTTGATGCAATTCTCTTTGCGTCAGGCAGATCATCACTTTTCTGCAATGCAGGAAAGCTATTACCATTTATCAGATCTCGCTTTTATGGTCACCAAAACAAATCAGCATCTTGATGAAGGCTTATCTCCTTTTACTTACCAAGCCAATACAAAAGTAAAACCGATTGCCTATCATTATACTTCAGCCTTGCTTGATGACCTTGAAGTCATGGCGGTACCGCTATTAAGTAAACGAAATGCACGCTACTTATCACAAAAGGAATCACCAATAGCCTTAAGTTATACGCTTTATCAATCTTTAATGAAACATGGAACTGATCTTGATGATTTATCAATCACTTTAGAAATAGATCATCAACACTATACCTATAAAGGTTTAGTCAGTATTCTCAATGATCAAAAGAAGAGTCCCTATTTTAAAAACAATATCCCTTATTTGGCTATTGATCCCACATTTCTGAAAAAGCTCTATAAGAAATATTCAATTCACTCATACGTCGCTTATATCTATAAAGAAAAAAGCTACGATCAGTTTATAACTGATCGCAGTCTCATTCAAAAGCATTACAAAGTGATTAATTTCTTCACCCATGAAAAGGAAATTGCCTCTCTTATTCAGATGACGCAATGGTTAAAGATTGGTTTACTGACATTATTTACCATCATTATTCTCATCCTCACCCTCACATTAACATTAATGTATTATCATAAACATCTGATCGATGACATTAAGTTATCGATCGAAGGACTCCCTCATCGTTTTATGTTAAAGGTGAAAAGTGCATGTACCGCTCTACAGTTTATCATAGCACTAGCCATTCCCATCTTAATTGCCCACAATCAAGCCGCCATAAGTGTCTTTATTCTTTTAATCACTTATGTCATTACGATCCTTGTCATGAATCACACCCTAAGTAAACTCTCTATTGAAAAGGTTTTGCGCTCTTAG
- a CDS encoding ATP-binding cassette domain-containing protein, whose protein sequence is MHFTFKEIAFDDHLLIKSFDLFLHPGECIIITGESGCGKTTLFNALTAHNDFLESAPSLTISAQKQKPLLCEDLTLQMQYEMIGSDATLFQHFDLMTHLNDYPACLSGGERQRAASALTLSREADLYILDEPTASLNQDYSALYVSAFKNIMQTGRSLIIFTHDEYLLDPAFTHMHIAHQEIEIKHQGLHYDHSYKTKPLDLKQMPGYIIKMDHHGRWYKHLSHVLIPLLLIISLIFSGFNQLISTSTNKLLSQLTSRELVAYKPVETLKGKVDTYSMSGFEKPLSNKEIDSLKVKHVQNIKARYDNFEPLDGVYRDLLTHPYHISEKTKPFVLSQANKATTFSRMDISTYHYDLRDQGSIRYENKKKGLYLSMATAKKMAQALHCQVKDLLGKSLTFSLGIPIYNTYGRSQGGVGETIAYTYDLTVDYIKLTMPITGILKASSFGIYNLDRYVIYLPDKAFFSLVKKKARTQRRTLYIVGEDYSHVYFNHIAKNKRKQIMHTFHDRPYRPCAYSVYVDEISAVPDVIKALQKKGFDILSEYSSHQEAALAVKNYQQAYGIATLALLLLCLLLSVVINYITRHKRYLHKCYLASLGIKHCQALFKKAYGKETLALLLSVFILTFIICLLISLQRHILFMPTLFTILGSCLIIILNAFLFPLYIRK, encoded by the coding sequence ATGCATTTCACCTTTAAAGAGATCGCTTTTGATGATCATTTACTGATAAAGTCTTTTGACCTATTCCTGCATCCTGGCGAATGTATAATCATCACCGGTGAAAGCGGCTGTGGGAAAACAACTCTATTTAACGCCTTGACTGCACATAATGACTTTCTTGAATCAGCGCCGTCACTCACGATCTCAGCGCAAAAACAAAAACCGCTTTTATGTGAAGATCTCACCCTTCAAATGCAGTATGAAATGATTGGCAGCGATGCAACGCTTTTCCAACATTTTGATCTGATGACACATTTAAACGACTATCCTGCCTGTCTCTCAGGCGGTGAAAGACAGCGCGCAGCTTCGGCGCTTACACTCAGTCGTGAGGCGGATCTTTATATCTTAGATGAACCTACGGCATCCCTCAATCAGGATTACAGTGCACTTTATGTCTCGGCTTTTAAAAACATTATGCAAACCGGACGCAGTCTGATTATCTTCACTCATGATGAATATTTACTTGATCCAGCTTTTACGCATATGCATATTGCGCATCAGGAAATAGAAATAAAGCATCAAGGCCTTCATTATGATCATTCTTATAAAACAAAGCCGCTTGATCTTAAGCAGATGCCAGGATATATCATTAAAATGGATCATCATGGTCGCTGGTATAAACATCTTAGTCATGTTCTCATCCCTTTGCTGCTTATTATATCTCTCATTTTTTCTGGCTTTAATCAGCTTATTTCCACTTCCACAAATAAGCTCTTAAGTCAGCTCACTTCACGGGAGTTAGTGGCTTATAAACCCGTTGAAACGTTAAAAGGAAAAGTGGATACATATTCCATGTCTGGTTTTGAAAAACCTCTATCCAATAAAGAAATAGATTCTTTAAAAGTTAAGCATGTGCAAAATATCAAAGCACGTTATGACAACTTTGAACCACTTGATGGCGTGTATCGTGATTTACTCACTCATCCATATCATATAAGCGAAAAGACAAAACCGTTTGTCCTTTCCCAAGCAAACAAAGCAACAACGTTTTCACGCATGGACATCTCAACTTATCATTATGATTTACGCGATCAAGGCAGTATTCGCTATGAAAATAAAAAGAAAGGTTTATATCTAAGTATGGCCACTGCGAAAAAAATGGCACAGGCACTCCATTGCCAAGTCAAAGACCTATTAGGAAAATCTCTCACGTTTTCATTAGGGATCCCTATTTATAATACGTATGGACGCAGTCAGGGGGGAGTTGGTGAGACCATCGCTTATACTTATGATCTCACCGTTGATTATATAAAATTAACAATGCCGATCACCGGTATTCTTAAAGCCTCCTCATTTGGCATTTATAATCTTGATCGTTATGTCATTTATTTGCCCGATAAGGCTTTCTTTAGCTTAGTCAAGAAAAAAGCACGAACGCAAAGAAGAACACTTTATATTGTCGGTGAAGACTATTCCCATGTTTATTTCAATCATATTGCGAAAAATAAACGTAAACAAATTATGCATACTTTTCATGATCGCCCTTATCGGCCTTGTGCTTATAGTGTTTATGTCGACGAAATAAGCGCTGTTCCGGATGTGATCAAGGCTTTACAAAAGAAAGGATTTGATATCTTAAGTGAATACAGCAGCCATCAGGAAGCGGCATTAGCGGTTAAAAACTACCAGCAGGCCTATGGGATCGCTACCTTGGCATTGCTACTATTGTGTCTCTTGTTAAGTGTTGTGATCAATTATATAACTCGCCATAAGCGTTATCTGCATAAGTGTTATCTCGCGTCTTTAGGTATTAAACATTGCCAAGCTCTATTTAAAAAGGCCTATGGTAAAGAAACTTTAGCACTTTTATTATCCGTGTTCATTTTGACATTTATTATTTGCTTACTGATTTCTTTACAAAGACATATTCTTTTTATGCCAACGCTATTCACGATCTTAGGAAGCTGTCTAATTATTATTTTGAATGCTTTTCTTTTTCCTCTTTATATAAGGAAGTGA
- the ptsP gene encoding phosphoenolpyruvate--protein phosphotransferase, which yields MTNIKGIGASSGIALAKAYKLEMPDLTVSRDTVEDTEAEIKKLNEHKAAVEKEINKIKERASKNLSAEEAAVFDAHLMMLNDPEFASQIEGKIKDEKLNAAAALEDVATMMINMFSSMDDAYFKERAADIKDVSTRWKAHLLGKKLPDPTAIEEEVIIIANDLTPSDTSQLDKNLVKGFATNIGGRTSHSAILARSMEIPAVVATNAVMQEVNDGDFVIIDGDAGDVIVNPDEATIKEYEAKKADYEAYKAELKKLVNAESKSTDGHKVLLVANIGSPKDLEAVKANGAEGVGLFRTEFLYMENDDLPTEEQQFEVYKEVLENVDGPVVVRTLDIGGDKKLPSLPLPEEMNPFLGVRAIRLCLQRPDIFRVQLRALLRASVYGDLHIMFPMIATLDEFRQAKAILLEEKEKLINEGVKVSDHIEVGIMVEIPASAVLADQFAKEVDFFSIGTNDLIQYTFAADRMSSTINYLYQPFNPAILRLVRGVIEASHKEGKWTGMCGEMAGEAKAAPILLGLGLDEFSMSATSVLAQRKRINSLSYEESKALANKCADTCRTMDDVVKIIKDETGIE from the coding sequence ATGACAAATATTAAAGGTATTGGTGCTTCTAGCGGTATCGCTCTTGCAAAAGCATACAAGTTAGAAATGCCTGATTTAACTGTATCAAGAGATACTGTTGAAGATACTGAAGCTGAAATCAAAAAATTAAACGAACATAAAGCTGCAGTAGAAAAAGAAATTAATAAGATTAAGGAAAGAGCATCTAAGAACTTATCAGCTGAAGAAGCAGCCGTTTTCGACGCTCATTTAATGATGTTAAATGACCCAGAATTCGCTTCTCAGATCGAAGGTAAAATCAAGGATGAAAAATTGAATGCGGCAGCTGCTTTGGAAGATGTAGCTACAATGATGATCAATATGTTCTCATCTATGGATGATGCATACTTCAAAGAAAGAGCAGCTGACATCAAGGATGTTTCCACAAGATGGAAAGCACATTTATTAGGTAAAAAATTACCTGATCCAACTGCTATTGAAGAAGAAGTTATTATCATCGCTAATGATTTAACACCATCTGATACTTCACAGTTAGATAAGAACTTAGTCAAAGGTTTCGCGACAAACATCGGTGGTCGTACTTCTCACTCAGCCATCCTAGCACGTTCAATGGAAATTCCTGCTGTGGTAGCTACAAATGCAGTTATGCAGGAAGTTAATGATGGTGATTTCGTCATCATCGATGGCGATGCGGGTGATGTCATCGTTAACCCTGATGAAGCAACCATTAAAGAATATGAAGCTAAGAAAGCTGATTATGAAGCTTACAAAGCTGAATTAAAGAAATTAGTGAATGCTGAAAGTAAATCAACTGATGGTCATAAAGTATTATTAGTAGCTAACATCGGTTCACCTAAAGACTTAGAAGCTGTTAAAGCGAACGGTGCTGAAGGTGTCGGCTTATTCAGAACTGAATTCTTATACATGGAAAATGATGATTTACCAACCGAAGAACAGCAGTTCGAAGTTTATAAGGAAGTCTTAGAAAACGTTGATGGACCAGTTGTTGTCCGTACATTAGATATCGGTGGCGATAAGAAGTTACCTTCACTTCCATTACCTGAAGAAATGAACCCATTCTTAGGTGTGCGTGCCATCCGTCTCTGCTTACAGCGTCCAGACATCTTCCGTGTACAGTTAAGAGCCTTATTAAGAGCTTCTGTTTACGGTGATTTACATATCATGTTCCCAATGATTGCCACTCTTGATGAATTCCGTCAGGCTAAAGCAATCTTATTAGAAGAAAAAGAAAAATTAATCAACGAAGGTGTAAAAGTTTCTGATCACATTGAAGTTGGTATCATGGTTGAAATTCCTGCATCTGCAGTCTTAGCTGACCAGTTCGCTAAAGAAGTAGACTTCTTCTCAATCGGTACTAACGACTTAATTCAGTACACTTTCGCAGCTGACCGTATGTCATCTACAATTAACTACTTATATCAGCCATTCAACCCTGCTATCTTACGTTTAGTACGTGGCGTGATCGAAGCTTCTCATAAAGAAGGCAAATGGACTGGTATGTGTGGTGAAATGGCTGGCGAAGCCAAAGCAGCACCAATCTTACTTGGTTTAGGCTTAGATGAATTCTCTATGTCTGCAACTTCTGTCTTAGCTCAGAGAAAACGTATCAACTCATTAAGCTATGAAGAATCAAAAGCTTTAGCTAATAAATGTGCTGATACCTGCCGTACAATGGATGATGTTGTAAAAATCATTAAAGACGAAACAGGTATTGAATAA
- a CDS encoding GAF domain-containing protein — MESLFFDSLFSLLEGETDTIANMANTAALLYETLQDVNWVGFYRMKDNELLLGPFMGKVACVHLPLNKGVCAHAATTKKTIRVDDVHQFATHIACDSATNSEIVVPLMKEGKVLGVLDIDSPLLNRFNEQDEKNLKRVVEILLPHIESV; from the coding sequence ATGGAAAGTCTCTTTTTTGATAGTCTCTTCTCTCTTTTAGAGGGAGAAACAGATACCATCGCCAATATGGCCAATACCGCCGCCCTGCTTTATGAGACCTTACAAGATGTCAACTGGGTTGGCTTTTATCGAATGAAAGACAATGAACTATTATTAGGACCCTTTATGGGCAAAGTCGCCTGTGTTCACTTGCCTTTAAACAAAGGCGTCTGCGCGCATGCGGCTACGACAAAAAAGACAATACGCGTTGATGATGTACATCAGTTTGCCACGCATATTGCCTGTGATAGTGCCACGAATAGTGAAATTGTCGTTCCCTTAATGAAAGAGGGAAAAGTATTAGGGGTTTTAGATATTGATTCCCCATTACTTAATCGTTTTAACGAGCAGGATGAAAAAAATTTAAAACGCGTCGTTGAAATCTTACTGCCGCATATTGAAAGTGTCTGA
- a CDS encoding deoxyguanosinetriphosphate triphosphohydrolase family protein, producing MKALENECMDEHHPHYKQAISRRDALYQRKHDIRSPFSRDYSRLIFSPAYRRMKHKTQVFFAVDDDHVCTRSEHVNLVDSISYTIAKELGLNTELTKAIAVGHDLGHAPFGHGGEKILRSLAKDYGLPSFWHERNSLYLCDDLEVLEDDIHHLHNLDLTYAVRDGIISHCGEMRQRCITPRKEAIDLSLIERPGQYEPWTYEGCVVKMADKIAYLARDIEDALRLDVITQAQVDALLKTLNQFGTPFSAINNGVIVNYFILDVVNHSSPEGIALSEEAFKKMQLIMNFNYACIYEIKRVKVHTQYVQLIMHSLFDFLYDYGQRMTFVDDLKKDMIHYPKLISHYLAWLEKYAYFGEKREAIYENKVVYDFTCDEKALAQSIIDYLAGMTDSFLLAAFNELLSF from the coding sequence ATGAAAGCATTAGAAAATGAATGTATGGATGAACATCATCCCCATTATAAGCAAGCGATCAGTCGCCGCGATGCGCTTTATCAGCGGAAACATGATATTCGTTCACCTTTTAGCCGGGACTATTCCCGTTTGATTTTTTCACCTGCTTATCGGCGGATGAAACATAAAACGCAGGTCTTCTTTGCGGTTGATGATGATCATGTCTGCACCCGTTCAGAACATGTCAACCTGGTGGATTCCATTTCTTATACGATCGCTAAAGAATTAGGCTTGAATACCGAATTAACCAAAGCGATTGCGGTTGGTCATGACTTAGGCCATGCGCCCTTTGGGCATGGCGGGGAGAAGATTTTACGTTCTCTCGCCAAAGACTATGGTTTGCCCAGTTTCTGGCATGAACGCAATTCTCTCTATTTATGTGATGATTTGGAAGTTTTAGAAGATGATATCCATCATTTACATAATCTTGATTTAACATATGCGGTGCGTGATGGGATCATTTCGCACTGCGGGGAAATGCGTCAGCGCTGTATTACTCCACGAAAAGAAGCGATTGATCTCTCTTTGATCGAAAGACCAGGGCAGTATGAACCTTGGACTTATGAAGGCTGCGTTGTCAAAATGGCGGATAAGATTGCCTATTTAGCGAGGGATATTGAAGATGCCTTACGGCTTGATGTCATCACTCAGGCACAGGTTGATGCATTATTAAAAACCTTAAATCAGTTTGGAACACCTTTTTCCGCTATTAATAATGGGGTGATCGTCAATTACTTTATCTTAGATGTTGTCAATCACTCATCACCAGAAGGCATTGCCTTAAGTGAAGAAGCTTTTAAGAAGATGCAGCTCATTATGAATTTTAATTATGCCTGCATTTATGAAATCAAACGTGTCAAAGTCCATACCCAGTATGTACAGCTCATTATGCATTCGCTTTTTGATTTTCTCTATGATTATGGGCAGCGTATGACCTTTGTGGATGATCTTAAAAAGGATATGATTCATTATCCCAAATTGATCTCACATTATTTGGCGTGGTTAGAGAAATACGCTTACTTTGGGGAAAAGCGTGAAGCTATTTATGAAAACAAAGTGGTTTATGATTTCACCTGTGATGAGAAAGCCTTAGCCCAGAGTATTATTGACTATTTAGCCGGGATGACCGATTCCTTTCTCTTAGCCGCTTTTAATGAATTACTTTCTTTCTAG
- the metA gene encoding homoserine O-acetyltransferase MetA: MPINLPDDLPAAQILLDENVFVMTQSRATTQEIRPLKLMIVNLMPTKEVTETQLLRLLSNTPLQVEVDLIRTASHTPSHVSPEHLQNFYKTFSEVKENYYDGMIITGAPVERMAFSDVDYWDELCEIMEWAKCHVFSSFFICWGAQAALHYYYGIDKYLLKHKLTGVYKHRINTQKMKRKILRGFDYEFYAPHSRYTTVLKEDVASIPSLDILAESNEAGVYLIAEKDGSRFFVTGHAEYDTDTLDKEYRRDLNDPNIEAEIPKNYYLDDDPTQEVRVAWRSHAYLLFANWLNYYVYQETPYNLEELKDRK; the protein is encoded by the coding sequence ATGCCAATTAATTTACCAGATGATTTGCCAGCAGCGCAAATATTACTTGATGAAAATGTCTTTGTGATGACGCAAAGTCGTGCCACAACCCAGGAAATACGACCATTAAAGTTAATGATTGTCAATCTTATGCCAACCAAAGAAGTGACCGAGACACAGCTATTAAGACTGCTATCAAATACCCCTTTACAGGTGGAAGTGGATCTGATTCGTACCGCTAGTCATACCCCTTCACATGTCTCTCCGGAACACTTGCAGAACTTCTATAAAACCTTTAGTGAAGTAAAAGAGAACTATTATGATGGCATGATTATTACCGGGGCACCGGTCGAACGGATGGCTTTTAGCGATGTCGATTACTGGGATGAACTCTGTGAGATCATGGAATGGGCGAAATGCCATGTCTTTAGTTCCTTCTTTATCTGCTGGGGTGCTCAGGCGGCACTGCATTACTATTATGGAATTGATAAATACTTATTAAAGCATAAGTTAACCGGTGTTTATAAACATCGCATCAATACCCAGAAGATGAAACGAAAGATTTTACGTGGCTTCGATTATGAATTTTATGCACCGCATTCCCGCTATACAACGGTGTTAAAAGAAGATGTCGCGAGTATTCCAAGCTTGGATATCTTAGCCGAATCCAATGAAGCAGGGGTTTATTTAATCGCTGAAAAAGATGGCTCCCGTTTCTTTGTGACAGGTCATGCGGAATATGATACAGATACCTTAGATAAAGAGTATCGCCGTGATCTCAATGATCCTAACATTGAGGCTGAAATTCCAAAAAACTATTATCTAGATGATGATCCAACTCAGGAAGTACGGGTAGCTTGGCGTTCCCATGCTTATTTATTATTTGCCAACTGGCTGAACTATTACGTTTATCAGGAAACACCATACAATCTGGAAGAACTCAAAGATCGCAAATAA